In Acinetobacter sp. C32I, one genomic interval encodes:
- a CDS encoding pilin, whose product MKSMQKGFTLIELMIVVAIIGILAAVAIPAYQDYTVRAKISEVIAAGASAKSAISEGFQTNGMVGVASAANSVAQGGATNVSKYLKQIAAASTTGTITLTTSNDSSLPTDARQKEVVMAPYTKSTGTAAALADGQSGSVEWSCMTAGIAQATARGFVTGAPTTNALPAKYAPSECR is encoded by the coding sequence ATGAAATCAATGCAAAAGGGTTTTACTCTTATCGAATTGATGATCGTTGTCGCGATTATCGGTATCTTGGCGGCAGTTGCGATTCCTGCATATCAAGACTATACGGTACGTGCGAAAATTTCTGAAGTAATTGCTGCGGGCGCATCTGCGAAATCTGCAATTTCAGAAGGTTTCCAAACTAACGGTATGGTAGGTGTTGCATCAGCTGCAAACTCAGTTGCACAAGGCGGCGCAACTAATGTGAGCAAATACTTAAAACAGATTGCTGCAGCAAGTACTACAGGAACAATCACACTTACAACATCTAACGATAGCAGCTTGCCAACAGATGCGCGTCAAAAAGAAGTGGTTATGGCTCCGTATACTAAATCTACAGGTACTGCAGCAGCATTGGCTGACGGTCAAAGTGGTTCGGTTGAATGGTCTTGTATGACTGCTGGAATAGCTCAAGCAACAGCTCGTGGCTTTGTTACCGGTGCACCTACAACTAATGCTTTACCAGCAAAATATGCACCTTCTGAGTGTCGTTAA